The following coding sequences lie in one Paenibacillus durus ATCC 35681 genomic window:
- a CDS encoding amino acid ABC transporter ATP-binding/permease protein: protein MRREGWFAPYVSSYFWRFLLIVLLGALTVFSASSLMYTSGFLISKASIPPENILMIYVPIVGVRAFGTSRAVIHYVERLVGHDTILRILSQMRQRLYRILEPQALFLSSRFRTGDILGMLADDIEYLQNVYLRTVFPAVISLIIYAAAVIAIGTFDVRFAALVGLYILVLVAVLPLISLLVTQKRQREVKQARNRLYQKLTDAVLGMSDWMISGRQGQFVETYEADERAVARTDAALRRWARLRMFLGQSVVGLGVLSMIWWAGGEFSQGAIPGTLIAAFALVVFPVADAFLPVSEAIEKIPQYRNSLERLGDVEERQSGLAAGDASGGGDSGHADWHPSAAGGTNVNSAQPGQARVVQGKMEQSEAGELRGGDVGSLANGGGRQVVRNEGYGFEFGLSDAATFSRLSVAHISLRNAGYRYGEAGEWSVRDLTLDIPQGAKIAIIGRSGAGKSTLLKMIQGALVSTAGSVTINGRAAASYGDQIPSIISVLNQRPHLFDTTVANNIRLGDPEASEEQIAQAGALAKLGDLIASLPAGYDTRVREAGQRFSGGERQRIALARILLQNTPVVLLDEPTVGLDPRTERELLSTIFAAMEGKTLIWVTHHLVGAERMDEVIFMENGRIEMRGTHAELMASEPRYRRLYELDRPGYAAQRATSAD, encoded by the coding sequence TTGAGACGGGAAGGCTGGTTTGCTCCATATGTGTCGTCCTATTTCTGGCGTTTCCTGCTAATTGTTCTGCTGGGCGCGCTGACCGTATTCTCGGCTTCATCGCTGATGTATACCTCCGGCTTCCTGATTTCCAAAGCATCCATCCCGCCGGAGAACATCCTCATGATCTATGTTCCGATTGTCGGCGTTCGCGCGTTCGGTACAAGCCGGGCGGTTATCCACTATGTGGAGCGGCTGGTCGGGCATGATACGATTCTGCGGATTTTGTCCCAAATGCGCCAGCGGCTGTACCGCATTCTGGAGCCGCAGGCATTATTCCTGTCCTCGCGCTTCCGCACTGGCGATATCCTCGGGATGCTGGCTGACGATATTGAATATTTGCAAAATGTATACCTACGCACTGTATTTCCCGCCGTCATTTCCCTAATTATCTACGCTGCGGCGGTCATCGCCATCGGCACGTTCGATGTGCGGTTCGCGGCGCTGGTCGGCTTGTACATCCTGGTGCTGGTCGCCGTGCTGCCGCTTATTTCGCTGCTCGTGACGCAAAAACGTCAGCGCGAAGTCAAGCAGGCGCGCAACCGGCTGTACCAGAAGCTGACAGACGCCGTGCTCGGCATGAGCGACTGGATGATCAGCGGACGGCAGGGTCAGTTCGTTGAAACCTACGAGGCGGATGAACGGGCGGTCGCCCGCACGGACGCCGCGCTGCGGCGGTGGGCGCGGCTGCGTATGTTCCTGGGCCAGTCGGTGGTCGGCCTGGGTGTCTTATCCATGATCTGGTGGGCGGGCGGCGAATTCTCGCAGGGAGCCATTCCTGGCACATTGATCGCCGCCTTCGCGCTGGTGGTCTTTCCAGTTGCGGACGCTTTCCTGCCGGTATCGGAGGCTATTGAGAAAATCCCGCAATATCGTAACTCGCTGGAGCGGCTTGGGGATGTGGAGGAAAGGCAGTCGGGGTTGGCGGCGGGTGATGCGTCAGGCGGTGGCGATTCCGGCCATGCCGATTGGCATCCGTCTGCCGCTGGAGGCACGAACGTAAATTCGGCGCAGCCGGGTCAAGCGAGAGTGGTTCAAGGTAAGATGGAACAATCGGAGGCTGGAGAGTTGCGAGGTGGTGACGTGGGCTCCTTAGCTAATGGTGGCGGACGGCAGGTGGTTCGGAACGAGGGTTACGGCTTTGAATTCGGTTTGTCGGATGCGGCGACCTTCTCCCGGCTATCGGTAGCGCATATATCACTGCGCAACGCAGGCTACCGTTACGGTGAAGCGGGGGAATGGTCGGTCCGGGACTTGACGCTGGACATCCCCCAGGGGGCAAAAATTGCCATCATCGGCCGCAGCGGCGCGGGCAAATCGACGCTGCTGAAGATGATTCAGGGAGCGCTTGTTTCAACCGCAGGGTCAGTCACGATTAACGGACGTGCCGCCGCTTCTTACGGAGACCAGATTCCATCTATAATCTCCGTGCTGAACCAGCGTCCGCATCTGTTCGACACGACAGTTGCTAACAACATCCGGCTTGGCGACCCGGAGGCTTCCGAGGAGCAAATCGCGCAGGCGGGTGCTTTGGCGAAGCTGGGCGACCTGATCGCCTCACTGCCCGCAGGCTACGACACGCGGGTACGTGAAGCAGGCCAGCGATTCTCCGGCGGTGAACGCCAGCGGATCGCCCTGGCGCGTATTCTGCTGCAGAATACGCCGGTCGTTCTGCTTGACGAGCCGACGGTAGGTCTCGATCCGCGCACTGAGCGGGAGCTGCTGTCGACGATTTTTGCCGCAATGGAGGGCAAGACGCTGATCTGGGTAACGCATCATCTCGTCGGCGCGGAGCGGATGGACGAGGTGATTTTTATGGAGAACGGCAGAATCGAAATGCGCGGCACCCACGCCGAGCTGATGGCCTCCGAGCCCCGCTACCGCAGATTGTATGAGCTGGACCGG
- the cydD gene encoding thiol reductant ABC exporter subunit CydD, whose translation MDRNLLGYKGVRPVFLAVGFLTLVQSLSILLLAASLAEVISALFAGKPLKEQWGTALLFLLAFLVRHACGLLMSSISYRFAEKTGSAMRREMMDRLFRLGPRMAGDQGTGTLVTLVLEGVTKFRTYLELIIPRMVSMAVTPVLLLFYVCTQDRMSGIILTLTMPILIVFMILIGMTARKQMDRQLESYRTLSNHFVDSLRGLETLKFLGRSKGHSEAIAEVSDRYRSATMRTLRVAFLSSFALDFFTMLSVASVAVSLGLRLVNGEMTLVTGLTILILAPEYFLPVRLVGADFHATLDGKEAGEAMKSIIDREPVKAVALERGEPTSSIALAGDEAQPEGRFRKNDVGYASAGKLDGNSPGGGSSEAISGGGASVLPESTFAWNGSSTLSLQGVGVRYEEGGSSSLEEINLQFTGTGKIGIIGESGAGKSTLIDVLAGFLHPGAGSITVNGCKVSSLTDDAWRRQTSYIPQKPYIFSGTLADNVRFYYPEASQEAVTRAVAAAGLSPLAASLPGGLDEMIGGGGRSLSGGQEQRVALARALLSNRPIMLLDEPTAHLDIETEYELKETMLPLFEGKLVFLATHRLHWMADMDQIIVMKQGRVAEMGTHQELLERKGIYYELVEAQLEGIH comes from the coding sequence ATGGATAGAAATTTGCTTGGGTATAAAGGAGTGCGGCCGGTCTTTCTGGCGGTAGGCTTCCTTACCCTGGTGCAAAGCTTGTCCATCCTGCTGCTGGCGGCATCGCTGGCAGAAGTTATCTCCGCGCTGTTCGCGGGGAAGCCGCTGAAGGAACAATGGGGCACTGCGCTGTTGTTCCTTCTTGCGTTTCTGGTGCGGCATGCCTGCGGCCTGCTGATGAGCAGCATCTCGTACCGGTTCGCCGAGAAGACGGGCAGCGCCATGCGGCGTGAGATGATGGACAGGCTGTTTCGGCTGGGGCCGAGAATGGCCGGGGATCAAGGAACGGGAACCCTGGTGACGCTCGTACTGGAGGGCGTTACCAAGTTCCGCACCTACTTGGAACTGATTATTCCGCGCATGGTCTCCATGGCGGTAACGCCTGTGCTGCTGCTCTTTTATGTGTGTACGCAGGACCGCATGAGCGGCATAATACTGACTTTAACGATGCCGATCCTTATTGTGTTCATGATTCTGATCGGCATGACGGCGCGTAAGCAGATGGACCGGCAGCTGGAATCGTACCGTACGCTGTCCAATCACTTTGTGGACTCGCTGCGGGGGCTGGAGACGCTGAAATTTCTCGGACGCAGCAAGGGCCACAGCGAGGCTATTGCCGAGGTGAGCGACCGCTACCGCTCGGCAACGATGCGCACGCTGCGTGTGGCGTTTCTGTCATCGTTCGCGCTTGATTTCTTCACCATGCTGTCCGTCGCTTCCGTGGCCGTCAGTCTCGGCCTGCGGCTGGTGAACGGGGAGATGACGCTGGTTACGGGACTGACGATCCTAATCCTGGCGCCGGAATACTTCCTGCCGGTGCGGCTGGTTGGCGCGGACTTCCACGCCACGCTTGACGGCAAGGAAGCGGGCGAAGCGATGAAGAGCATTATTGACCGTGAACCGGTCAAGGCGGTAGCGCTGGAGCGAGGGGAGCCAACTTCTTCGATTGCTTTAGCAGGAGATGAGGCGCAGCCGGAAGGCCGGTTCCGTAAAAATGACGTGGGGTACGCTTCGGCGGGTAAACTGGATGGGAACTCCCCCGGCGGGGGGAGTTCTGAAGCAATTTCCGGGGGAGGCGCTTCTGTCTTGCCGGAGTCCACATTTGCCTGGAACGGCAGCAGTACGCTGTCTCTTCAGGGCGTTGGTGTACGGTATGAGGAAGGCGGCTCTTCCTCGCTAGAGGAAATCAATCTGCAGTTCACCGGCACCGGCAAAATCGGCATCATCGGTGAAAGCGGCGCCGGTAAATCGACGCTGATCGACGTGCTGGCCGGGTTTTTGCATCCTGGCGCGGGCAGTATAACGGTTAACGGCTGCAAAGTGAGCTCGCTGACTGACGATGCTTGGCGGCGCCAGACGTCGTATATTCCGCAGAAGCCGTACATTTTCAGCGGAACATTGGCGGATAATGTCCGTTTCTATTACCCGGAGGCTTCACAGGAAGCCGTTACCAGGGCGGTCGCAGCCGCAGGTCTATCGCCGCTTGCCGCCTCGCTGCCTGGCGGACTGGATGAGATGATTGGCGGCGGGGGGCGATCCTTAAGTGGCGGGCAGGAGCAGAGGGTTGCGCTGGCGCGGGCGCTGCTGAGCAATCGCCCGATCATGCTGCTGGACGAACCGACAGCGCATCTGGATATCGAGACGGAGTATGAGCTGAAGGAAACGATGCTGCCGCTGTTTGAGGGCAAGCTCGTCTTCCTAGCTACGCACCGTCTGCACTGGATGGCGGACATGGACCAGATTATTGTCATGAAGCAGGGCAGGGTTGCCGAAATGGGCACCCATCAGGAGCTGCTTGAACGCAAAGGCATCTATTACGAGCTTGTAGAAGCGCAACTGGAGGGGATTCATTGA
- the cydB gene encoding cytochrome d ubiquinol oxidase subunit II translates to MISLNELWFVLIAVLFVGFFFLEGFDFGVGMQSQMLPKDERQRRVMINSIGPFWDANEVWLITGAGAMFAAFPEWYATLFSGFYVPFVFALFGLILRGVAFEYRGKAQTAGWRTTWDLSILIGSFLPPFLLAIVFASFIKGLPIDGDMQMHAAFFGDIVNVYTVLAGLAVVLMCNIHGLLFTALRTFGELQERARRRARTLLLPTGVLLLAFVIMTYFQTDIFKVRGVLLWAIAALGLVAFLLAGYFSKQKRDGWAFAMTGAVLGLSVISVFVGLFPRVMVSSLGEAYNLTITNAASGQYSLKVMTIVALTMLPFVLGYQIWSYFIFHKRLSDKETLEY, encoded by the coding sequence ATGATCTCACTTAATGAACTTTGGTTTGTGCTGATTGCGGTTCTCTTCGTCGGATTCTTCTTCCTGGAAGGCTTCGACTTCGGTGTGGGAATGCAGTCGCAAATGCTGCCGAAGGATGAAAGACAGCGCCGGGTTATGATCAACTCGATCGGTCCTTTCTGGGATGCGAACGAGGTATGGCTGATTACCGGGGCGGGGGCGATGTTCGCCGCTTTCCCCGAATGGTACGCGACGCTGTTCAGCGGGTTTTATGTGCCGTTTGTCTTCGCTCTGTTCGGGCTGATCCTGCGCGGGGTCGCGTTTGAGTACAGAGGCAAAGCGCAAACCGCCGGATGGAGAACGACCTGGGATCTGTCCATCCTGATCGGCAGCTTCCTGCCGCCTTTCCTGCTCGCGATAGTATTTGCGAGCTTCATCAAAGGTCTGCCGATTGACGGCGATATGCAGATGCACGCAGCCTTCTTCGGTGACATTGTCAATGTCTATACGGTGCTGGCCGGCCTTGCGGTTGTCCTGATGTGCAATATTCACGGTCTGCTGTTCACGGCGCTGCGCACTTTCGGCGAGCTGCAGGAACGGGCGCGCAGACGGGCGCGTACTTTGCTTCTGCCGACAGGCGTGCTGCTGCTGGCTTTTGTCATCATGACTTATTTCCAGACGGATATCTTCAAAGTACGCGGCGTGCTGCTGTGGGCGATTGCGGCGCTGGGACTGGTCGCTTTCTTACTGGCGGGTTATTTCAGCAAGCAAAAGCGCGACGGGTGGGCATTCGCCATGACGGGCGCGGTGCTGGGCCTTTCGGTTATCTCCGTATTCGTGGGCTTGTTCCCGCGGGTTATGGTCAGCTCGCTTGGCGAAGCTTACAACTTGACCATCACGAACGCCGCATCCGGTCAGTATTCGCTTAAAGTGATGACGATCGTGGCGCTGACGATGCTGCCGTTCGTGCTGGGCTATCAGATCTGGAGCTATTTTATCTTCCACAAACGGCTTAGCGATAAGGAGACTCTCGAATATTAA
- a CDS encoding cytochrome ubiquinol oxidase subunit I, which translates to MDTVMLSRMQFASTTIFHFFFVPVTIGLSFIIAIMETMYVRSGNEEYKRMAKFWGKLFLVNFAIGVVTGILQEFQFGMNWSDYSRFVGDVFGAPLAVEALLAFFLESTFIGIWIFGWEKVSKKIHLLSIWFVAIGTTLSAFWILAANSFMQHPVGFTINNGRAEMNDFLALITNGQVLVEFPHTVLGAFATGAFLIIGISAIKLLRKQDVSFFQKSFKIAAIVGIISSIGVAFAGHWQAQYLVKTQPMKMAASEGLWGKSGDPAPWTVIANIDPENKTSTHELKIPYALSFLSYSKFSGEVKGMIELQSEYEQKYGPGNYIPPVRTTFWSFRIMIVAGMAMIFITLWAVYLMRRKKFDQPNTRFLRICLSGLVLPPIANTAGWLMTEFGRQPWTVFGLMTTERSVSPNITPGQVLFSLITFNGIYAALFVVLIYLFVKVVKKGPYTVEEESHSTDPYNKKKG; encoded by the coding sequence ATGGACACAGTTATGCTGTCACGCATGCAGTTTGCGTCGACAACGATTTTTCACTTTTTCTTTGTGCCGGTAACGATTGGATTATCATTCATCATCGCGATTATGGAGACTATGTACGTCCGCAGCGGCAACGAAGAATACAAACGAATGGCAAAATTTTGGGGCAAGCTCTTTCTCGTGAACTTTGCGATCGGGGTAGTTACCGGGATTTTGCAGGAATTCCAGTTCGGCATGAACTGGTCGGATTACTCGCGCTTTGTCGGAGACGTATTCGGAGCGCCGCTAGCGGTTGAAGCGCTGCTCGCATTTTTCCTTGAATCGACGTTTATTGGAATCTGGATATTCGGGTGGGAGAAGGTTTCCAAGAAGATCCATCTGCTGTCCATCTGGTTTGTGGCGATTGGGACCACGCTGTCCGCTTTCTGGATTCTGGCGGCGAACTCATTTATGCAGCACCCTGTCGGATTTACGATCAACAACGGCCGGGCAGAGATGAATGATTTCTTAGCGCTGATTACCAACGGCCAGGTTCTGGTTGAGTTTCCGCACACCGTACTGGGCGCTTTTGCAACCGGAGCTTTCCTGATTATCGGCATCAGTGCAATCAAGCTGTTGAGAAAGCAAGATGTGTCGTTCTTTCAAAAGTCTTTCAAAATCGCGGCGATCGTCGGCATTATCAGTTCAATTGGTGTTGCCTTTGCGGGTCACTGGCAGGCGCAGTATTTGGTTAAGACCCAGCCGATGAAGATGGCCGCCTCTGAGGGCCTGTGGGGCAAGAGCGGCGACCCGGCGCCTTGGACGGTTATCGCCAACATTGATCCTGAGAACAAGACAAGCACTCATGAACTGAAGATTCCGTATGCGCTCAGCTTCCTCTCCTACAGCAAGTTCTCCGGTGAAGTCAAAGGGATGATCGAGCTGCAGTCCGAGTATGAACAAAAGTACGGTCCGGGCAATTACATACCGCCTGTACGCACGACCTTCTGGAGCTTCCGGATTATGATCGTGGCAGGCATGGCCATGATTTTCATTACGCTGTGGGCTGTGTATCTGATGCGGCGTAAAAAGTTCGATCAGCCGAACACCCGATTTTTACGCATCTGCTTGTCCGGACTTGTGCTGCCGCCGATCGCGAATACGGCCGGCTGGCTCATGACGGAATTCGGGCGCCAGCCGTGGACGGTATTCGGTCTGATGACAACGGAAAGAAGTGTTTCGCCCAACATTACGCCGGGCCAGGTATTGTTCTCGCTAATCACCTTCAACGGTATATATGCGGCTCTCTTTGTGGTGCTGATCTATCTGTTCGTGAAAGTTGTTAAAAAAGGCCCGTACACTGTGGAAGAAGAATCGCATTCGACGGACCCGTATAACAAGAAGAAGGGGTGA
- a CDS encoding cold-shock protein, producing MNYRKKPVEEIPEENTAVWSCTNDDCNGWMRDNFTFDVAPTCPLCSAPMEQSMRMLPQLLNSNGNPKALKKGISIS from the coding sequence ATGAACTACCGGAAGAAACCAGTGGAAGAAATACCGGAAGAGAATACCGCCGTATGGTCCTGCACGAACGATGATTGCAACGGATGGATGAGAGATAATTTTACGTTTGATGTTGCGCCGACCTGTCCTTTGTGCAGCGCGCCGATGGAGCAGAGTATGAGAATGCTTCCCCAACTGCTCAACTCAAACGGCAATCCTAAAGCATTGAAGAAGGGTATTTCCATTTCTTAA
- a CDS encoding cold-shock protein, with protein sequence MQTGTVKWFNAEKGFGFIEVEGGNDVFVHFSAIVGDGFKTLDEGQRVEFNVVQGNRGPQAENVVKL encoded by the coding sequence ATGCAAACAGGTACAGTTAAATGGTTTAACGCAGAAAAAGGCTTTGGCTTCATCGAAGTTGAAGGCGGAAACGACGTATTCGTACACTTCAGCGCAATCGTCGGCGACGGCTTCAAAACGTTGGACGAAGGCCAACGCGTTGAATTCAACGTTGTTCAAGGCAACCGTGGACCACAAGCCGAGAACGTTGTAAAACTGTAA
- a CDS encoding S1C family serine protease, which translates to MGLFDDDFYSTKVSRRRERKVSKRPMPRRWSRPFRGRSLSTMQVSAICSLFSAVVAVLLFSLVTGQLSHPKGAMPAFIQNITPSSGDPYERIIKAAATVRPAVVSIINHKEEETKETLDESALGSGVIYRKTGNKAFIITNNHVISGAGKLEVVTVDGETRKAELVGADKVSDIAVLSIDGGGINTIAQLGDSSKLQLGETVIAIGNPLGLGDTLTSGIVSYTNRSIPVSLNQDGVYDWEQEVIQTDAAINEGNSGGALVDLNGRVIGINTMKISDTGVEGLGFAIPANHVIKIAEELSLKGKIARSYLGVYSIDLNNPYVPLAEDQRKALNLPSSVKEGVVVLDAVGPAKEAGLKLNDVITKFNGQTIDSTLSLRKYLYNETKIGDPLVITFYRHGVEQEVTVTLKEKPGE; encoded by the coding sequence ATGGGTCTGTTTGATGATGATTTCTATTCAACCAAAGTATCCAGACGGAGAGAACGAAAAGTCTCAAAACGCCCAATGCCCCGCCGCTGGTCGAGACCCTTCAGAGGACGGAGCTTGTCAACGATGCAAGTGTCCGCGATTTGCTCCCTGTTCAGCGCAGTGGTCGCAGTTCTGCTGTTCAGTCTCGTTACAGGCCAGCTGTCTCATCCAAAGGGTGCGATGCCTGCCTTCATTCAGAATATCACGCCAAGCAGCGGCGATCCTTATGAGCGGATTATCAAGGCGGCGGCTACTGTCCGTCCGGCGGTTGTCAGCATCATCAATCATAAAGAAGAGGAAACGAAAGAAACGCTGGATGAGTCGGCGCTCGGATCGGGTGTGATTTATAGGAAGACCGGCAATAAGGCATTCATTATAACCAATAACCATGTCATCTCCGGAGCGGGCAAGCTTGAGGTTGTTACAGTGGACGGCGAGACCCGCAAAGCCGAGCTTGTCGGCGCGGATAAAGTCAGCGATATTGCGGTCCTCTCCATAGATGGCGGAGGAATTAACACCATTGCGCAGTTAGGAGATTCCTCCAAGCTTCAACTGGGAGAAACAGTGATTGCAATCGGCAACCCGCTCGGTCTTGGCGATACGCTCACCTCGGGCATTGTCAGCTACACGAACCGCAGCATCCCGGTATCCCTTAACCAGGACGGCGTCTATGATTGGGAGCAGGAGGTTATCCAGACAGATGCCGCCATTAACGAAGGCAACAGCGGCGGAGCGCTCGTTGATCTGAACGGCCGGGTAATTGGCATTAATACGATGAAAATATCCGACACTGGCGTAGAAGGGCTCGGGTTTGCCATTCCGGCAAATCATGTCATCAAGATCGCGGAGGAGCTGTCTCTTAAAGGGAAGATCGCGCGCTCGTACCTGGGCGTGTACTCCATCGATTTGAATAATCCGTATGTTCCGCTTGCCGAGGACCAACGCAAGGCGCTCAATCTGCCGAGCAGCGTCAAAGAAGGCGTTGTAGTTCTTGATGCCGTCGGTCCGGCCAAGGAAGCCGGACTCAAGCTGAACGATGTCATTACGAAATTTAACGGCCAGACTATCGACTCCACGCTGAGCTTGCGCAAATATTTGTACAACGAGACCAAGATCGGTGATCCGCTCGTCATCACTTTTTACCGTCATGGCGTAGAGCAGGAAGTTACCGTTACTCTAAAAGAGAAGCCGGGGGAATAA
- a CDS encoding MBL fold metallo-hydrolase encodes MGISFTVLSSGSTGNATIVRGGGTTLMIDAGLSARRIEELLAMRELRGEEIDGILVTHEHSDHVKGLGAVARKFNLPIYANSNTWSAIEKGIGNIEEHNRHILETGQYKDFGDMRVESFAISHDAAEPVGYNFYEGREKLSVATDLGYVSDKVRAAISDADVLVLEANHDIEMLRMGRYPWNTKRRILGDMGHLSNDAAGAALSEILTGRTKRTYLAHLSRDHNMIELARMSVRGAMEDRGCFYKDSEFRLCDTYYDRPTPWDTVSES; translated from the coding sequence ATGGGGATTTCATTTACGGTGCTGTCCAGCGGTTCAACCGGCAATGCCACGATTGTACGGGGCGGCGGGACGACACTGATGATCGACGCGGGTTTGAGCGCGCGGCGGATTGAGGAGCTGCTGGCGATGCGCGAGCTGCGGGGAGAGGAGATTGACGGGATACTCGTGACGCATGAGCATTCCGATCATGTCAAGGGTCTCGGCGCGGTTGCCCGTAAATTCAATCTGCCGATCTACGCCAACAGCAATACATGGAGCGCAATCGAGAAGGGAATCGGGAACATCGAGGAACATAACCGGCACATTCTGGAGACCGGGCAATATAAAGATTTTGGAGATATGCGGGTGGAATCCTTCGCCATTTCCCACGATGCCGCCGAGCCGGTCGGCTATAACTTCTATGAAGGCAGGGAGAAGCTCAGCGTAGCGACCGACCTCGGCTATGTCAGCGACAAGGTGAGAGCAGCCATCTCGGATGCCGACGTACTGGTGCTTGAGGCCAACCATGATATCGAAATGCTGCGGATGGGGCGGTATCCGTGGAATACGAAACGGCGGATACTCGGCGATATGGGCCATCTGTCCAATGACGCGGCGGGCGCGGCGCTCAGCGAGATTCTGACAGGACGCACTAAGCGGACCTATCTGGCCCATTTAAGCCGGGATCATAATATGATCGAGCTGGCGAGAATGTCCGTTCGTGGAGCGATGGAAGACAGAGGCTGTTTCTATAAAGACAGCGAGTTCAGGCTATGCGACACCTACTACGACCGGCCTACGCCATGGGATACGGTGAGCGAATCATAA
- the yycI gene encoding two-component system regulatory protein YycI, with product MDWGRAKNVLIYSFLLLNLLLCYQLWMDLREQVSANLDFTSLSGSTQQIMEQKDIRILCPIPAATPQLPDITYRYSAGEGDGMVQLTRPVDSKLIFSFTELSGELESQIPDIGNYRFDPLESEVGKFVLHPLVDGKWPLFSVRLELVYNNQRIVAYRKPQIDIGEGGKGEAQKVLPASKALGSLIEKFFPQGAAVKEIELGYYGELFNSESQVAAPMWRFLLEDGKSYYVNGISADIISPKTP from the coding sequence ATGGACTGGGGGAGAGCCAAAAATGTGCTGATCTATTCATTTCTGCTGCTGAATCTGCTGCTGTGCTACCAGCTGTGGATGGACCTGCGGGAGCAGGTCAGCGCCAATCTTGACTTCACCTCGCTTTCCGGCTCAACCCAGCAAATCATGGAGCAGAAGGATATCCGCATTCTGTGCCCCATTCCGGCGGCTACGCCACAGCTTCCCGATATTACGTACCGCTATTCGGCTGGTGAGGGTGACGGGATGGTTCAGCTCACCCGGCCGGTTGACAGCAAATTGATTTTTTCCTTTACCGAGCTGAGCGGGGAGCTGGAGAGCCAGATTCCCGATATTGGAAATTACCGGTTCGATCCTTTGGAAAGCGAGGTCGGCAAATTCGTACTGCATCCTCTGGTCGACGGCAAATGGCCTCTGTTCAGCGTAAGGCTGGAGCTGGTCTACAATAATCAGAGAATCGTCGCTTACCGCAAGCCGCAGATTGATATCGGGGAAGGCGGAAAAGGTGAAGCGCAGAAGGTGCTGCCGGCTTCGAAGGCACTGGGCAGTCTGATCGAGAAGTTCTTCCCGCAGGGCGCGGCGGTGAAGGAAATCGAGCTGGGCTATTACGGAGAGCTGTTTAATTCCGAGAGCCAGGTAGCGGCGCCAATGTGGCGGTTCCTGCTGGAGGATGGAAAATCTTATTACGTCAATGGCATCAGCGCCGACATTATCAGTCCCAAGACACCTTAG